The Eleginops maclovinus isolate JMC-PN-2008 ecotype Puerto Natales chromosome 3, JC_Emac_rtc_rv5, whole genome shotgun sequence genome includes a region encoding these proteins:
- the ddc gene encoding aromatic-L-amino-acid decarboxylase — MDTAEFRRRGKEMVDYVADYLENIEQRPVYPDVEPGYLRSLIPTDAPLEPEKYDDIITDVERVIMPGITHWHSPYFYAYFSAASSYPAMLADMLCSAIGCIGFSWAASPACTELETVMLDWLGKMLKLPEEFIAGTEGHGGGVIQGTASEATLMSMLAARCKAVRCIQASNPEKSEAEILSKLVAYTSEQAHSSVERASLIAGVIMKKVPTDNSYAVEGAMLKKMLEQDKAAGLIPFYFCATLGTTPSCAFDHTTELGPICNEENMWMHIDAAYAGSAFICPEFRPLLNGIEFADSFNFNPHKWLLVNFDCSTMWVKKREAIIGAFKMEPLYLKHENQESGLITDYRHWQIPLGRRFRSLKMWFVFRMYGLQGLQDHIRKQVTLAKEFECLVQADNRFEICAKVIMGLVCFRLKGSNGLSELLLKRITKSREIHLVPCQLSGRFVLRFAICARSTDSRHIQHAWQHIAKLTTELLLESKH; from the exons ATGGATACAGCAGAGTTCCGACGCAGGGGGAAGGAGATGGTTGACTATGTGGCCGATTACCTGGAAAACATCGAGCAGCGACCGGTCTACCCAGATGTGGAACCAGGGTATCTCCGATCTTTGATCCCCACTGATGCCCCACTGGAGCCTGAGAAATATGACGATATTATAACAGACGTGGAGAGGGTCATAATGCCAGGG atcACTCACTGGCACAGCCCATACTTCTATGCCTACTTTTCAGCCGCTTCCTCTTACCCTGCCATGTTGGCTGATATGCTGTGTTCAGCTATCGGATGCATTGGATTTTCCTGG GCTGCCAGCCCAGCGTGTACAGAGCTGGAGACGGTGATGTTAGACTGGTTGGGAAAGATGCTGAAACTGCCTGAGGAGTTTATCGCTGGGACTGAAGGCCACGGGGGAGGAGTCATCCAG GGCACAGCCAGTGAGGCAACCCTGATGTCCATGCTTGCCGCCCGCTGTAAAGCAGTCCGCTGCATTCAAGCCTCCAATCCTGAAAAATCAGAGGCTGAAATCCTCTCTAAACTGGTGGCGTACACTTCTGAGCAG GCTCATTCCTCAGTGGAGCGTGCTTCTCTGATTGCTGGAGTGATTATGAAAAAGGTTCCTACAGACAACAGCTATGCTGTAGAAGGAGCCATGCTTAAGAAGATGCTGGAGCAGGACAAAGCAGCTGGACTAATCCCTTTCTAT TTCTGTGCAACCCTTGGCACCACCCCATCATGTGCTTTTGATCACACCACCGAGCTGGGGCCAATAT GCAATGAAGAAAATATGTGGATGCACATTGATGCAGCATATGCCGGGAGTGCATTTATCTGTCCTGAATTTAGACCTTTGTTGAATGGCATCGAG TTTGCCGACTCCTTCAATTTCAACCCACACAAGTGGCTTTTGGTCAACTTTGATTGCTCTACAATGTG GGTGAAGAAGAGAGAGGCAATTATTGGAGCCTTCAAAATGGAACCACTCTACTTGAAACACGAAAACCAGGAGTCCG gGTTGATCACAGATTATAGG CACTGGCAGATTCCACTTGGCAGGAGATTTCGCTCACTAAAGATGTGGTTTGTCTTCCGTATGTATGGGCTCCAAGGTCTACAGGATCATATACGCAAG CAAGTGACCCTGGCCAAAGAGTTTGAGTGTCTCGTGCAAGCAGACAACAGGTTTGAGATCTGTGCAAAGGTCATCATGGGACTGGTCTGCTTCAGGCTCAAG GGCTCCAATGGGTTGAGCGAGCTCTTGCTGAAAAGGATCACCAAGAGCAGAGAAATCCATCTGGTGCCTTGCCAGCTCTCCGGCCGCTTTGTCCTGCGCTTTGCCATCTGTGCACGCAGTACTGACTCAAGACACATCCAGCATGCATGGCAGCACATCGCGAAGCTCACCACTGAGCTTTTGCTGGAATCCAAGCATTAA
- the LOC134861706 gene encoding E3 SUMO-protein ligase ZBED1-like: MDKRYVLPSRTYFNQVAIPQLYAECKAKVVNELENTEFYASTTDLWSSRTTEPYMSLTVHFVNANFELCSRCLQTAYFPSDHTRENIAMGLKECLANWENAVKDEQRIKRTTGLCKQLVAVFTHSWKKKAALKKAQQDLNLPQQSLVTECPTRWGSRQKMIGRVLEQSKALCQVLSEDRKTLHLVPTWQDTDVLESVNNALGPLQEFTDALSGEDYVSVSYLKPVLHLLRTATLAETDQDTNLTKEIKSRALYYIEEKYSDPVTQELLDITSFLDPRFKKSYISEENVPYIKDRVKMEMEQVAQKEQRACVTTHPMPLSAEEEPPSTSTKRKRSLGSFFKTKAVPASSTVQLEDTIKAELDNYLITPTIDGEQDPLAWWRVHNVNFPWLSKLARKYLCIPATSAPSERLFSASGNIVTCQRASLKPAKVDMLVFLAKNL, translated from the exons GTGGTCAAGCAGAACGACCGAGCCCTACATGAGTTTGACCGTGCATTTCGTCAACGCCAACTTCGAGTTGTGTAGCCGCTGCCTGCAGACAGCATACTTCCCCTCTGACCATACCAGGGAGAATATTGCCATGGGGCTGAAGGAGTGCTTGGCCAACTGGG aaaatgctgtcaaagatgagcaaagaaTCAAACGGACCACAGGACTTTGCAAGCAGCTGGTTGCGGtcttcactcacagctggaagaagaaggcgGCACTAAAAAAGGCACAGCAAGACTTGAACCTACCTCAACAGTCACTGGTCACTGAATGTCCGACACGATGGGGCTCCCGGCAGAAAATGATTGGGAGGGTGTTGGAGCAGAGCAAGGCACTGTGCCAGGTTCTgtctgaagacaggaagacgcTGCACCTGGTCCCCACTTGGCAAGACACAGATGTCCttgaatctgtaaacaatgCCCTCGGTCCTCTTCAGGAGTTCACAGACGCCCTCTCAGGTGAGGACTACGTAAGCGTGTCATACCTGAAGCCagtgctccatctcctcagaaCAGCAACGCTTGCTGAAACTGACCAGGACACGAATCTCACCAAGGAGATCAAATCAAGAGCTCTCTACTACattgaagagaaatacagcgacccagtgacacaggagctcttggacatcacatccttccttgatccaagattcaagaagagctacataagtgaagagaatgtcccatacatcaaagacagagtgaagatgGAAATGGAACAGGTGGCACAAAAG gagcagAGGGCTTGTGTCACAACCCATCCCATGCCCCtgagtgcagaagaagaaccaccATCCACCTCTACAAAGCGAAAGCGGTCACTGGGCAGCTTTTTCAAGACCAAGGCGGTCCCTGCTTCCTCTACTGTGCAGTTGGAGGATACCATTAAAGCAGAACTGGACAACTACCTCATAACTCCTACCATTGATGGAGAGCAAGATCCACTGGCCTGGTGGAGAGTGCACAATGTCAACTTCCCATGGCTTAGCAAGTTGGCTCGTAAGTACCTTTGCATACCAGCAACGAgtgcaccatcagagagactgTTCAGTGCCAGTGGCAATATTGTCACATGTCAGCGTGCAAGTCTGAAGCCAGCAAAGGttgacatgttggttttcttggccaaaaatctctga